The Lactobacillus sp. ESL0680 genome has a segment encoding these proteins:
- a CDS encoding tetratricopeptide repeat protein: MAKQDKHQADIDRKIHQLITKIDREPQNPDNYLQLATYLLNEGSFAQATQLLEQAKQLVKKPQDLDYDLAVCYYMQGDFDKALTLLDQIPNDDLVLYQKALVYLKIGQKQKALAYALTIKQIDNRVRELLGDIWLSLGELREARTIYEQIPIPDRSAKVNFLLGITVLEDDRKEAQQFMQIAKKQDPKYYQQALDQYASILKLVKDKDNGND, encoded by the coding sequence ATGGCAAAACAGGATAAACATCAAGCAGATATTGATCGTAAAATTCATCAATTAATAACTAAAATTGATCGCGAGCCGCAGAATCCAGATAATTATTTGCAGCTAGCAACTTATTTATTAAATGAGGGCAGCTTTGCCCAAGCAACACAGTTGTTGGAGCAGGCTAAGCAGTTAGTTAAAAAACCGCAGGATCTAGATTATGATTTGGCAGTATGCTACTACATGCAGGGAGATTTTGATAAGGCATTAACGTTACTTGACCAAATTCCTAATGATGATTTGGTTTTATACCAAAAGGCATTAGTTTATCTTAAAATCGGTCAAAAGCAAAAGGCCTTAGCTTATGCATTAACAATCAAGCAGATTGATAATCGTGTGCGGGAGTTATTAGGAGATATTTGGCTTAGCCTCGGGGAATTAAGGGAAGCTCGCACGATTTACGAACAAATTCCAATTCCTGATAGAAGTGCCAAAGTTAACTTTTTGCTGGGAATCACGGTTTTAGAAGATGACCGCAAAGAGGCCCAACAATTTATGCAAATAGCGAAAAAACAGGACCCTAAATATTATCAGCAAGCACTCGACCAGTACGCATCAATTCTTAAATTAGTTAAGGATAAGGATAACGGTAATGATTGA
- a CDS encoding 5'-methylthioadenosine/adenosylhomocysteine nucleosidase gives MKIAIIVPMAIEAEYYRKNFHSGNKEMFGSTVFEHFCVKDNDIYLGLSGIGKVQAAMNLASLLSNVDIDLILMTGTAGSLAAAVHKEDLLLADSFTYHDAHNTLAGDYVEGQIPGEPAEFKLTSPAREEFKQFLTEQKVPFKEGLIVTGDAFIGSDVQKDAIKQNFPDALAVEMEGAAFAQVAYHFNKPLIALRAISDNGNDDANEDFDEFAQKVGAKAAKLICAYLEKMN, from the coding sequence ATGAAGATAGCAATTATTGTCCCAATGGCAATTGAGGCAGAATATTATCGTAAAAATTTTCACTCAGGTAACAAAGAAATGTTCGGATCAACCGTATTCGAGCATTTTTGCGTTAAAGACAATGATATTTATTTGGGCTTGAGTGGAATTGGCAAGGTACAAGCAGCAATGAACTTGGCAAGCCTGCTAAGCAATGTTGATATTGATTTAATCTTGATGACGGGAACTGCTGGCTCACTAGCTGCTGCAGTCCATAAGGAAGACTTGTTATTAGCGGATTCGTTTACTTATCATGATGCGCATAATACCTTGGCTGGTGATTACGTTGAAGGACAAATCCCGGGAGAACCAGCAGAGTTTAAATTAACCTCGCCAGCTAGAGAAGAGTTCAAGCAATTCTTAACTGAGCAAAAGGTACCGTTTAAAGAGGGTTTGATTGTTACTGGGGATGCCTTTATTGGTTCTGATGTCCAAAAAGATGCGATTAAGCAGAATTTTCCTGATGCCTTAGCTGTAGAGATGGAAGGAGCTGCCTTTGCGCAGGTTGCTTACCATTTTAATAAGCCGCTAATAGCTTTACGGGCGATTTCCGATAACGGTAATGATGATGCAAATGAAGATTTTGACGAATTTGCTCAAAAAGTTGGTGCTAAAGCTGCTAAACTGATTTGTGCTTATTTAGAGAAGATGAATTAA
- a CDS encoding DUF1831 domain-containing protein, with protein MANTVVINGDQRKFTLSPDLKLYALIDAGFVKTAKGNYNYEHPLYNDSPYDAPTKLKMTINKDMTRLTMVVTDRNGLQKVNIFKNKQLAQTVELLDYILKDLEERKIIVPVKD; from the coding sequence ATGGCAAATACAGTTGTAATTAATGGCGATCAGCGTAAGTTTACACTTAGTCCTGATTTAAAGCTTTATGCGTTGATTGATGCCGGTTTTGTTAAAACCGCTAAGGGCAATTATAATTATGAGCACCCGCTTTATAATGATTCCCCTTATGATGCACCAACTAAACTTAAAATGACGATTAACAAGGACATGACGCGGTTAACGATGGTGGTAACTGACCGTAATGGCTTGCAGAAGGTAAATATTTTTAAGAACAAGCAATTGGCGCAAACAGTAGAACTGTTGGATTATATTTTAAAGGATCTCGAAGAGCGCAAAATTATTGTTCCAGTAAAGGATTGA
- a CDS encoding histidine phosphatase family protein, translating to MQIYFVRHGKTEWNLEKRFQGGQGDSPLLPQSLIDIKKLGQHLKNTKFRAIYSSPLKRAFATAQGIDDAMNAQLPVIIDERLREFNLGEMEGMQFEAALKKYPAQVDDLWHHPDWYDGHAINGEDYPEVIARGQNFASSVAQKFTNPDDKVLAVSHGAALSAIMGGLLGFSLKNLRQNGSLNNTSLTILETSDQGQTWHSLIWNETDFLDRKLSETDAL from the coding sequence ATGCAGATTTATTTTGTACGGCATGGGAAGACTGAGTGGAACCTTGAGAAACGTTTTCAAGGCGGACAAGGAGATTCCCCACTATTGCCGCAGAGTCTAATTGATATTAAAAAACTGGGGCAACATCTAAAAAACACCAAGTTTCGGGCAATTTATTCTAGTCCTTTAAAGCGGGCCTTTGCGACTGCACAGGGAATTGATGATGCAATGAATGCGCAGTTGCCAGTGATTATTGATGAACGTCTGCGTGAATTTAATTTAGGTGAGATGGAGGGCATGCAGTTTGAGGCTGCCCTAAAAAAGTACCCAGCACAAGTTGATGATTTGTGGCACCATCCTGATTGGTATGATGGGCATGCAATTAATGGTGAGGATTACCCAGAAGTTATTGCTCGCGGGCAAAATTTTGCAAGTAGTGTTGCTCAGAAATTTACTAACCCAGATGATAAGGTGTTAGCAGTTAGTCATGGGGCTGCTCTTTCAGCAATTATGGGCGGTTTGTTAGGCTTTTCTCTTAAAAATTTACGGCAAAACGGCAGTTTAAATAACACTAGCTTAACGATTTTAGAGACAAGTGACCAGGGGCAGACGTGGCACTCATTAATTTGGAATGAAACTGACTTTTTAGACCGCAAACTTTCAGAAACGGACGCATTATAA
- a CDS encoding NUDIX hydrolase: MDLTETEISSKEIFKGRIVDLDVRTIRLPNGASATREVVNHQPAAAVIAVNSKQEMLLVEQWREPIKELTLEIPAGLIDETDASPLDAMKRELNEEGGYRADYWEKVAEFYSSPGFTNEKLHLFYCDTLTELTDKRPLDTDEFLTTHWYNLADLKQLSAQGKIVDAKTLYAMSVWENMLLTGAKAKE; encoded by the coding sequence ATGGATTTAACAGAGACTGAAATTTCTTCAAAAGAAATTTTTAAGGGCCGAATTGTTGATCTTGATGTTAGAACAATTAGGCTGCCTAACGGTGCTAGTGCAACTAGAGAAGTGGTTAACCACCAACCGGCTGCAGCTGTAATTGCGGTTAACAGCAAGCAGGAAATGCTGCTGGTTGAACAGTGGCGTGAGCCTATTAAAGAATTGACCTTGGAGATTCCAGCTGGGTTAATTGATGAAACTGATGCTAGTCCACTGGATGCGATGAAGCGTGAGCTGAATGAAGAGGGCGGCTACCGCGCAGACTATTGGGAAAAAGTCGCTGAATTTTATTCTTCACCCGGTTTTACTAATGAAAAATTGCATTTGTTCTATTGTGATACATTAACCGAGTTAACTGATAAGCGGCCACTTGATACCGATGAGTTTTTGACCACTCACTGGTACAATCTAGCTGATTTAAAGCAACTGTCTGCTCAGGGTAAAATTGTTGATGCTAAAACCTTATATGCAATGAGTGTATGGGAAAATATGCTGCTGACAGGTGCAAAAGCGAAGGAATAA
- a CDS encoding cold shock domain-containing protein encodes MRLGTVKQFDQDSSFGFIEDNDNHKSYFVFYTAIKEEGYRRLQVGQKVKYQLAQGKNGLQCVNVYLADTQESE; translated from the coding sequence ATGCGTTTAGGAACAGTAAAACAATTTGACCAGGACAGTAGTTTTGGTTTTATTGAGGATAACGATAACCACAAATCGTACTTTGTATTTTATACAGCGATTAAAGAAGAGGGCTACCGCCGTCTTCAAGTGGGCCAAAAGGTTAAGTACCAACTTGCACAAGGTAAAAATGGTTTGCAGTGTGTCAACGTGTATTTAGCTGATACGCAGGAAAGTGAGTAA
- a CDS encoding cysteine desulfurase family protein: MQEIYLDNAATTPMSPQVIDVMTREMKSDFGNASSTYELGRQARRAVDRARSQIAAAINAEDSEIVFTSGGSESNNTAIFGVAHSRQKIGKQIITTKIEHPSVLNPMRQLEREGYDVTYLDVDETGHISLTDLKNALTPETILVSIMAVNNEVGSINPLAEIGAIVADSNAYFHVDAVQGLGNIDLDVKEMQIDLLSTSAHKINGPKFLGFLYENKQITLPPLVLGGEQETKRRAGTENVPAIAGFGEAVSEIAAVDKAGLQAKYAHWQEMILQELNQAGVAYEINGGCGEHVSHHVLNLRINGVSTTILQANLDLAGFAVSGGSACTAGSLEPSHVLVACFGKDSPRVNESIRISFGRYNTDEEVAAFAQELSKIARKVQK, translated from the coding sequence ATGCAAGAAATTTATTTAGATAATGCGGCAACTACACCAATGTCACCGCAAGTTATTGATGTTATGACCCGCGAAATGAAAAGCGATTTTGGTAATGCATCTAGTACTTATGAATTGGGGCGTCAGGCCCGTCGTGCAGTTGACCGTGCTCGCAGTCAAATAGCTGCGGCGATTAATGCGGAAGACAGTGAGATAGTCTTTACCTCGGGTGGTTCGGAAAGTAATAACACGGCTATCTTTGGTGTGGCACACAGCCGGCAAAAGATTGGCAAGCAGATTATCACAACGAAGATTGAGCATCCATCGGTTTTAAACCCGATGCGCCAATTAGAGCGTGAGGGGTATGATGTTACTTACTTAGATGTTGATGAGACCGGTCATATTTCGCTTACTGACCTGAAAAATGCGCTGACACCCGAAACAATTCTGGTATCAATTATGGCCGTGAATAATGAGGTTGGCAGTATTAACCCACTTGCAGAAATCGGCGCAATTGTGGCAGACAGCAACGCTTATTTTCATGTTGATGCCGTTCAGGGCTTGGGCAATATTGACCTTGACGTCAAAGAAATGCAAATTGACCTGTTATCAACTTCGGCACACAAGATTAACGGACCAAAGTTTTTGGGCTTTTTATACGAAAACAAGCAAATTACCTTGCCGCCACTCGTCTTAGGCGGTGAGCAGGAAACTAAACGGCGGGCTGGTACAGAAAATGTGCCGGCAATTGCGGGCTTTGGTGAGGCCGTTAGTGAAATTGCGGCAGTTGATAAAGCCGGTTTACAGGCAAAGTATGCTCATTGGCAAGAGATGATTTTGCAAGAACTTAATCAAGCTGGTGTTGCATATGAGATTAATGGCGGGTGCGGCGAACATGTGTCGCATCATGTACTTAATTTGCGAATTAACGGTGTCAGCACGACAATTTTGCAGGCAAATCTTGATTTAGCTGGATTTGCGGTTTCGGGCGGTTCTGCCTGCACAGCGGGTTCACTTGAACCTTCACATGTTTTGGTAGCCTGCTTTGGCAAAGATTCGCCTCGTGTTAACGAATCAATTCGGATTTCTTTTGGGCGGTATAATACTGATGAGGAAGTAGCTGCTTTTGCACAAGAATTAAGCAAAATTGCTCGTAAAGTACAAAAATAA
- the mnmA gene encoding tRNA 2-thiouridine(34) synthase MnmA, whose translation MSGGVDSSVSALLLKEQGYDVIGVFMKNWDDTDDAGVCTATEDYDDVKKVADQIGIPYYSINFEKEYWQRVFEYFLSEYKKGRTPNPDIMCNSQIKFKSFLEFALNLDADYIAMGHYAKTVTDANGVAHMMRPKDGNKDQTYFLSQLSQKQISKVIFPLANLTKPQVREIAIKAGLATAKKKDSTGICFIGERNFRKFLSEFLPAKSGKMITPDGKVVGEHAGLMYYTIGQRSGLGLGSTKESTDPWFVVGKDLEKNELIVEQGYDSELLYATKLEASDMSFFTGQPDHDFKIHCSAKFRYRQCDVGVTVEYHAEQNTATVYFDEPARAVTPGQALVLYNGEECLGGGNIDAAYQEDKQLQLV comes from the coding sequence ATGAGTGGTGGTGTAGATTCATCTGTGTCCGCACTGCTATTAAAGGAGCAGGGCTATGATGTCATTGGCGTCTTTATGAAAAATTGGGACGACACTGATGATGCTGGTGTTTGTACAGCAACCGAAGATTACGATGATGTTAAAAAAGTAGCGGATCAAATTGGCATTCCATATTACTCAATTAACTTTGAAAAGGAATATTGGCAACGGGTATTTGAATATTTTTTAAGTGAATATAAAAAAGGCCGCACACCTAATCCAGATATTATGTGTAACAGCCAAATCAAATTCAAATCATTTTTAGAATTTGCTTTGAACTTAGATGCCGATTATATTGCCATGGGTCATTATGCTAAAACAGTTACTGACGCAAACGGTGTTGCTCATATGATGCGACCAAAAGATGGCAATAAAGATCAAACTTATTTCTTAAGTCAACTGAGTCAAAAGCAGATTAGTAAGGTTATCTTTCCACTAGCAAACTTGACCAAGCCGCAGGTGCGTGAAATTGCAATTAAGGCAGGCTTGGCAACGGCTAAAAAGAAGGATTCAACGGGAATTTGTTTTATTGGTGAACGTAATTTCCGTAAGTTCTTGAGTGAATTTTTGCCGGCTAAGTCTGGTAAGATGATTACGCCAGATGGTAAAGTTGTTGGCGAGCATGCAGGACTGATGTATTATACAATTGGTCAGCGCTCAGGCTTGGGTCTTGGTTCAACCAAGGAGTCAACTGATCCATGGTTTGTTGTTGGTAAAGACCTAGAGAAGAATGAATTGATTGTTGAACAAGGTTACGATAGTGAACTATTGTATGCAACTAAATTAGAAGCTAGCGATATGTCATTCTTTACTGGTCAGCCAGATCATGACTTCAAGATCCATTGTAGTGCGAAGTTCCGCTATCGCCAGTGTGATGTTGGCGTGACGGTTGAATATCATGCCGAGCAAAATACTGCGACAGTTTACTTTGATGAGCCAGCTCGGGCAGTTACTCCGGGACAGGCACTTGTACTTTATAATGGTGAGGAATGTCTTGGTGGGGGCAATATTGACGCTGCATACCAGGAAGACAAGCAATTACAATTAGTTTAA
- the ileS gene encoding isoleucine--tRNA ligase, producing MRVKDTLNLGKTKFKMRGNLPVREAEWQKDWEENKLYEQRLKLNEGKPRFDLHDGPPFANGNIHMGHAMNKISKDIIVRYKNMDGYYAPYVPGWDTHGLPIEQQLAKQGIDRKTMDRAEYRKLCEEFARKEIKKQMADFKRLGVMGDWDHPYITLQPEYEAEEIRLFGKMYENGYIYKGKKPVYWSPSSESTLAEAEVEYHDIKSPSIYVAFPVKDGKGILDDKDTYFLIWTTTPWTIPTNQGITVNPRFDYSVVQVGDKRYVVGTDRLEAVAKDLDWTDYEVVQHMQGTDMDRMVAKHPLYDQDSLVMNALHVTSSDGTGLVHTASGFGEDDYNVSQKYGLPVFSPMDNKGCFTSEVPDPDLVGMFYDDANKVVSDKLKESGNLLKLSFFTHSYPHDWRTKKPVIYRATTQWFASIKKCRDQILEQIDKVNFTPSWGKLRLHNMIKDRGDWVISRQRAWGVPLPIFYAEDDTPIVTPETIEHIAQIFAKEGSNAWYTHSAEELLPEGFTSEHSPNGKFRKETDILDVWFDSGSSHQAVMAHREDLRFPADLYLEGSDQYRGWFNSSLITSVATTGQAPYKEILSQGFVLDDKGHKMSKSLGNVISPNDVIKQMGAEIIRLWVASVDTTSDVAVSQDILRQTSEGYRKIRNTFRYMLANTTDFDPSSNRVAYEDMNSIDQYMEVKLNDLIKECLDSYDHYDFNSVYKKVFAFISNDLSAFYLDFAKDVLYIESEDGLARRSMQTVIYDAAVKLAKILTPILPHTMEEIWSFLKEPEDYIQLANMPEVEEFANHDALLDNWTHFMHLRDDVLKALEEARDKKLIGKSFEAAVTIYPTAETKAVLDELDADFRQILIVSKLVIADGEAPADAEQLPNAAIVVEHAAGEACPRCRMIRTDIGSDTDLPLLCGRCAAIVKEDHPEAVQEGLEE from the coding sequence ATGAGAGTAAAAGATACACTCAATTTGGGTAAAACCAAATTCAAAATGCGGGGTAATCTGCCTGTTCGTGAAGCCGAATGGCAAAAAGATTGGGAAGAAAATAAATTATATGAACAAAGATTGAAGTTAAACGAGGGTAAACCACGTTTTGACTTACATGATGGCCCGCCATTTGCCAATGGTAATATTCACATGGGTCATGCAATGAACAAAATTTCCAAAGATATTATTGTTCGCTACAAAAATATGGATGGCTATTATGCACCATACGTTCCAGGTTGGGATACTCACGGTTTGCCAATTGAACAACAATTAGCTAAGCAAGGGATCGACCGCAAGACGATGGATCGAGCAGAATACCGTAAGCTCTGTGAAGAATTTGCTAGAAAAGAAATTAAAAAGCAAATGGCTGACTTCAAGCGGCTTGGCGTGATGGGTGATTGGGATCACCCATATATCACTTTGCAGCCTGAATATGAAGCTGAAGAAATTCGCCTCTTTGGTAAAATGTACGAAAATGGCTACATTTACAAGGGCAAGAAGCCAGTTTACTGGTCACCATCAAGTGAATCAACCTTAGCTGAAGCTGAAGTAGAATATCACGATATTAAATCACCATCAATTTATGTTGCCTTCCCAGTTAAAGATGGTAAGGGAATTTTAGATGACAAAGATACTTACTTTTTAATTTGGACGACAACACCATGGACGATTCCAACTAACCAAGGAATCACGGTTAATCCAAGATTTGATTATTCTGTTGTTCAGGTTGGTGATAAACGCTATGTTGTAGGCACTGATCGTCTTGAAGCAGTTGCTAAAGACCTTGACTGGACTGATTATGAAGTTGTTCAACACATGCAGGGAACCGATATGGATCGCATGGTTGCTAAGCACCCATTGTATGACCAAGATTCACTAGTGATGAATGCACTTCACGTTACTTCTAGTGACGGTACCGGCTTAGTCCACACTGCTTCCGGCTTTGGTGAAGATGACTATAATGTTAGTCAAAAATATGGCCTGCCAGTTTTCAGCCCAATGGATAACAAAGGCTGCTTTACTTCTGAAGTTCCTGATCCAGATTTAGTTGGTATGTTCTATGATGATGCCAATAAGGTTGTTAGTGACAAACTGAAGGAATCTGGTAACTTACTGAAATTAAGCTTCTTTACTCACTCATACCCTCATGATTGGCGGACCAAGAAGCCGGTTATTTACCGTGCAACAACGCAATGGTTTGCTTCAATTAAAAAGTGTCGTGACCAAATTCTTGAGCAAATCGACAAGGTAAACTTTACGCCATCTTGGGGTAAATTACGTCTACACAACATGATTAAGGACCGTGGCGACTGGGTAATTTCACGTCAACGGGCATGGGGTGTGCCACTACCAATTTTCTATGCCGAAGATGATACGCCAATTGTTACTCCAGAAACGATTGAACATATTGCCCAAATCTTCGCTAAAGAAGGCTCAAATGCTTGGTACACACATTCAGCTGAAGAATTGCTTCCAGAAGGATTTACTTCAGAGCATTCACCAAATGGTAAGTTCAGAAAAGAAACTGATATTTTGGATGTTTGGTTCGATTCTGGGTCATCACATCAAGCAGTTATGGCTCACCGTGAAGACTTGCGCTTCCCAGCTGACTTGTACCTTGAAGGTAGTGACCAATACCGTGGCTGGTTTAATTCTAGTTTAATTACTTCTGTTGCAACAACTGGTCAGGCACCTTATAAAGAAATTCTGTCACAAGGTTTTGTTCTTGATGATAAGGGTCACAAGATGTCGAAGTCTCTTGGCAACGTAATTTCACCAAACGATGTAATCAAGCAAATGGGTGCGGAAATTATTCGTCTGTGGGTAGCTTCAGTTGACACTACTTCTGATGTTGCCGTTTCACAAGATATTTTGCGTCAAACCTCAGAAGGTTACCGTAAAATCAGAAATACCTTCCGTTACATGCTTGCCAATACAACTGACTTTGATCCAAGCAGCAATCGGGTAGCTTATGAAGACATGAATTCAATTGACCAATACATGGAAGTTAAATTGAATGACTTGATTAAGGAATGCCTTGACAGTTACGATCATTATGACTTTAATAGTGTTTATAAGAAGGTCTTTGCCTTTATTTCTAATGACTTGTCAGCCTTTTATCTGGACTTTGCCAAAGATGTTTTGTACATTGAGAGTGAAGATGGTCTTGCAAGACGTTCAATGCAAACAGTTATTTATGATGCTGCTGTTAAGTTAGCTAAAATCTTAACGCCAATTTTGCCGCACACAATGGAAGAAATCTGGTCATTCCTAAAAGAACCAGAAGATTACATTCAACTTGCAAATATGCCAGAAGTTGAAGAATTTGCTAACCATGACGCATTATTAGATAACTGGACGCATTTTATGCACTTGCGTGATGACGTTTTGAAGGCATTGGAAGAAGCACGGGATAAGAAGTTAATCGGTAAATCATTTGAAGCTGCCGTTACTATTTATCCAACTGCAGAAACTAAGGCTGTTCTTGATGAATTGGATGCTGACTTTAGACAAATTTTGATTGTTTCTAAGTTAGTCATTGCTGACGGTGAAGCCCCAGCAGATGCTGAACAACTGCCAAATGCTGCAATTGTTGTTGAACATGCAGCAGGCGAAGCTTGCCCACGTTGCCGGATGATTAGGACAGATATCGGTAGTGATACTGATTTACCTTTGCTTTGTGGTCGCTGTGCTGCCATTGTTAAGGAAGATCATCCTGAAGCAGTTCAAGAAGGATTAGAAGAATAA
- a CDS encoding ATP-dependent RecD-like DNA helicase: protein MIEFVGKINGIVFENNQDLYKILDVTINGKLDDYDRDEIKVTGNFGEVQIGGTYQFSGKLVVHNKFGLQFRCDSYQQALPHEEGSLSRYLSSSKFPGIGKKAANTIIAELGVNALAVLKENPAKIATLPLTQKQKDSLLAGVNSMDSYSEIILKLTQFGLNKKVASRLYQIYHGETLTKLQEDPYASIDEVTGYAFRSADRMGQELGIPVDDPRRINGAIFQVLLDELSKAGNTYINLAQLLTDTSKLLQINQFDPIANCVNQLQHDGKVVVSGENAALQNIAQTENDIALTMKNLIERRNEQDKDEQYSDRAVKKAIKKAEKELKIKYDDTQKAAIKNALTNPISILTGGPGTGKTTIINGILLALRDLAEIPSSALYSSDPPFLLAAPTGRAAKRMEEITGITAKTIHRMLGMGIGENDTADLNELNGEILIIDEMSMVDMFLFKQLISSINQTKHVVFVGDKDQLPSVGPGNVFSDLIKSQALPTTVLTQIHRQGDDSSIITLAHDINEGTDQDAMFQKTKNYSFISCPPHEIGHVVSQIVERALKKFNPDDIQVLGAMYHGEGGVTNLNNLIQEIMNPAKPDSKYLEVHDEIFRIGDRILQLQNNPEKDIYNGQIGKIISLDTKNSQKCMTADFDGREVNFSKKDLFDLTRAYAITIHKSQGSEFPLVILNLTMQNYVMLKRNLLYTAVTRAEKNLVLVGDPRAYVMALNTSGNDRKTGLTAKLQKLLGQESGKDEVVDELAPAAETTDEQNKQPQDYILTPELIYSGEIDPMIGMQGIKLTSRT from the coding sequence ATGATTGAATTTGTAGGCAAGATTAACGGTATTGTTTTTGAAAATAATCAGGACCTATACAAAATTCTTGATGTGACAATTAATGGTAAGTTAGATGATTATGACCGTGATGAGATTAAAGTCACTGGCAACTTTGGCGAAGTACAGATTGGCGGGACCTACCAATTTTCAGGTAAATTAGTGGTTCACAACAAATTCGGATTACAATTTCGTTGTGATAGCTACCAGCAGGCCTTACCACATGAAGAGGGAAGTTTAAGCCGCTACTTGAGCTCAAGCAAGTTCCCCGGAATTGGTAAAAAGGCTGCTAATACAATTATTGCTGAACTGGGCGTTAATGCCTTGGCAGTACTCAAAGAAAATCCGGCTAAGATTGCGACGCTGCCTTTGACCCAAAAGCAAAAAGACAGTTTGCTTGCTGGCGTGAATTCTATGGATTCTTATTCAGAGATTATTTTGAAGCTGACGCAATTTGGCTTGAATAAAAAAGTCGCCAGTCGTCTATATCAAATTTATCATGGTGAAACGTTGACCAAGCTGCAGGAGGATCCGTATGCTTCAATTGATGAAGTCACAGGTTATGCCTTTAGGAGTGCTGACCGCATGGGGCAAGAACTGGGGATTCCAGTTGATGATCCACGCAGAATTAACGGTGCAATTTTTCAGGTTTTGCTTGATGAGTTAAGTAAAGCTGGGAACACCTACATTAACTTAGCCCAATTATTGACGGATACCAGCAAGCTTTTGCAAATCAATCAGTTTGATCCAATTGCTAATTGTGTGAATCAGCTCCAGCATGATGGTAAGGTAGTTGTTTCTGGTGAAAATGCGGCCTTGCAAAATATTGCCCAAACGGAAAATGATATTGCCTTAACCATGAAAAACCTGATTGAACGGCGCAATGAGCAGGATAAAGATGAGCAATACAGTGATCGCGCGGTTAAAAAAGCAATTAAAAAGGCCGAAAAAGAATTAAAAATTAAGTATGATGATACGCAAAAGGCAGCCATCAAAAACGCCTTAACTAACCCGATTTCAATTTTGACAGGTGGACCTGGCACTGGTAAAACGACAATTATTAACGGAATTTTATTGGCTTTGCGTGATCTGGCAGAGATACCCTCTTCTGCTCTATACAGCAGTGATCCGCCATTTTTATTAGCTGCTCCAACTGGTCGTGCTGCTAAGAGAATGGAGGAGATCACGGGCATTACTGCTAAGACAATTCATCGTATGTTAGGAATGGGAATTGGTGAAAATGATACCGCTGACCTCAATGAACTTAATGGTGAGATTTTAATCATTGATGAAATGTCGATGGTTGACATGTTCTTGTTTAAGCAGCTCATTTCTAGTATTAACCAAACTAAGCACGTTGTCTTTGTTGGTGATAAAGATCAGCTGCCGTCAGTTGGACCGGGAAATGTCTTTAGTGATTTAATTAAGTCGCAGGCATTACCAACAACTGTTTTAACCCAAATTCACCGCCAGGGGGATGACTCAAGTATTATTACCTTGGCACATGATATTAATGAGGGCACCGATCAAGATGCCATGTTTCAAAAGACCAAAAATTATTCGTTCATTTCTTGTCCACCCCACGAGATTGGCCATGTTGTCAGTCAAATTGTTGAGCGGGCTCTGAAGAAGTTTAATCCGGACGACATTCAGGTTCTTGGCGCAATGTATCATGGTGAGGGCGGCGTCACCAACCTGAACAATTTAATCCAGGAAATCATGAACCCAGCGAAACCTGATAGCAAGTATCTTGAAGTTCATGATGAAATCTTTCGGATTGGCGACAGAATTTTGCAGCTGCAAAATAATCCGGAAAAAGATATTTATAATGGTCAGATTGGTAAAATTATTTCGCTTGATACCAAAAATTCCCAAAAATGTATGACAGCAGACTTTGATGGCCGCGAAGTTAACTTTAGTAAGAAGGATTTGTTTGACCTGACGCGGGCTTATGCCATTACAATTCATAAGTCGCAGGGGTCAGAATTTCCGTTGGTCATTTTAAACTTAACGATGCAGAATTATGTGATGCTTAAGCGAAATTTGTTATATACGGCAGTGACGCGGGCAGAGAAAAATTTGGTTTTGGTTGGTGATCCGCGCGCCTATGTAATGGCACTCAATACTTCGGGTAATGACCGCAAAACGGGTTTGACTGCTAAATTGCAAAAGTTACTTGGACAAGAATCAGGTAAGGATGAAGTCGTTGATGAATTAGCGCCAGCAGCGGAAACCACTGATGAACAGAATAAGCAGCCGCAAGATTATATTTTGACGCCAGAATTGATTTATTCTGGTGAAATTGATCCGATGATTGGGATGCAGGGCATTAAATTAACGTCACGAACATAA